In Brachypodium distachyon strain Bd21 chromosome 2, Brachypodium_distachyon_v3.0, whole genome shotgun sequence, one genomic interval encodes:
- the LOC100825504 gene encoding strigolactone esterase D14 — MYLNPRIVGCGERTLVLSHGYGGSQAIWDKVLPHLSKNNKVLLFDWDFSAAGAGEAEEEEEEEERYTFSRFADALVALMDSAELSGAVYVGHSMAGMIGCIASVKRPDLFAHLVLIGASPRYMNTAGYEGGFDAPDIHAMLAAIRSDFRSWAVGFVALVVGSVEVEPVVARSFLAMDPRVAHGLARMLFLGDQRQVLGRVAVPCTLVHVSRDFAAPPGVGRYMQARLKSAALEVIDSVGHFPQLLAPGELIGILDRVLLGLPEAEAEVMD; from the exons ATGTACCTAAATCCAAGAATTGTGGGGTGTGGGGAGAGGACCCTGGTTCTGTCCCATGGCTATGGAGGGAGCCAGGCCATCTGGGACAAGGTGCTGCCTCACCTGTCAAAGAACAACAAG GTGCTCCTCTTCGACTGGGATTTctccgctgccggcgccggagaggcggaggaggaagaagaggaagaagagcgcTACACGTTCTCCAGGTTCGCGGACGCGCTGGTGGCGCTGATGGACTCGGCGGAGCTGAGCGGCGCGGTGTACGTGGGGCACTCCATGGCCGGCATGATAGGATGCATCGCTTCAGTCAAGCGGCCGGACCTCTTCGCCCACCTGGTCCTCATCGGCGCCTCCCCGAGGTACATGAACACGGCGGGCTACGAGGGCGGCTTCGACGCGCCGGACATCCACGCGATGCTGGCGGCCATCCGGTCCGACTTCCGGTCCTGGGCCGTGGGCTTCGTGGCGCTCGTCGTGGGCTCCGTGGAGGTGGAGCCCGTAGTGGCGCGGAGCTTCCTGGCCATGGACCCCAGGGTGGCCCACGGGCTGGCCCGCATGCTCTTCCTGGGCGACCAGCGCCAGGTGCTGGGCCGCGTCGCCGTGCCCTGCACCCTGGTGCACGTGTCCCGGGActtcgccgcgccgcccggagTTGGCCGGTACATGCAGGCACGCTTGAAGAGCGCCGCTCTGGAGGTCATCGACTCCGTCGGCCATTTCCCGCAGCTCCTCGCGCCCGGCGAGCTGATCGGGATACTCGACCGCGTGCTCCTCGGCCttccggaggcggaggcggaggtgatGGATTAA